From Simonsiella muelleri ATCC 29453:
TTTACGCGTATTCCAAATTCGCTACAAAGGACAAGATTTGGGTATGCTCACGCTGTATTTTCACGAAGAATTGGAATTGGGCAATTTGGACAATTTAATTGACTCACTTTGCCAGCAATTAGGTAGCGCAGTCAATAACTTACGTTTAACTGAAGAAAGCCGACAACTCGCCGTTATGCAAGAACGCAATCTCATGGCGCAAGGTTTACATGACAGCATCGCGCAAACTTTGAATTTTCTTAATCTGCAAACACAAATGTTGGAAAGCTCACTGAAAGCCAAAAATGATACGGAAGTCGCTGAAACATTACAATTTATTAAAGATGGTGTCAAAGAATGTTACGATGATGTCCGCGAATTACTGCTGAATTTCCGCACCAAAATCACGCGCAAAGAATTCGCCGAAGCCGTAGACACATTGGCGCAGCGTTTCAAGCAACAAACACAAAATGAAATTGAGATACATTGGTCAGGCGACGGCGCACCATTAAGCAGCGAACAGCAATTGCAATTTATTTTTATTTTGCAAGAAAGTTTGTCCAATATCCGCAAACACGCCCAAGCCAATCATGTGTCAATTTATTTTGATAATGCCGACGATTTTACCATGAAAATTCATGACAATGGGCGTGGCTTTGATGTCAAAATATTGGATTCGCTTTCAGGCAGCCATGTGGGTTTGGGAATTATGCGTGAACGAGCGTTACGCATTCACGCACAATTTGATTTACAATCTCAATCCAATCATGGCACAACCATCTATTTGAAATTGCCAAAAAGTGAACGTATTTTAGAATAAATTTTTTCAGGCAGCCTGAAAACAAGAAAGAATAAAATGAATCAAAAAATTCGCATTGTTTTAATTGATGACCATAATTTGTTCCGTAGCGGTATCAAAGCACTGCTTTCTCGCCAAGCCGATTTTGATATTGTGGGCGAAGCGGCTGACGGTTTGAGTGGCGTGAAGTTGGTGGAACAAACCAAACCCGATATTGTCTTGCTGGATTTAGATATGCCAGTGATGAACGGGCGCGAAGCATTGGCACAAATTCTCAGCGTTCGCAGCGAACAAAATGTTGTGATGTTAACAGTTTCGGAAGACAGCGAAGATTTAACCGAATGTATGCGCTTTGGGGCGCGTGGTTTTTTGCTGAAAAACATCAACGCCGATTTTTTAGTTGACAGCATCAAACGTGCTGTTGATGGCGACAATGTGTTTTCGCCAGAGATGACGGCGCGGTTGGTACAATCGCTGATTCGTCCGCACAACGCAGGCACTGGCAGCGCGTTAGACACACTCACACCGCGCGAATTGGAAATTTTAGGGCATTTGGCCGCAGGACACAGCAATAAAATCATCGCCAGACAACTGGATTTAGCAGAATTCACCATTAAAGTACACGTTCAAAATATTTTACGCAAATTAGAACTTAGTAGCCGCGTTCAGGCTGCCGTATATGCTGTGCAACACAAAGTCCCACAACCAACCGCTCATTAATTTAGGAATAACATGAAAACCAGTACCCGAAATTGCTTTCACGGTGTCATTAGCCAAATTGATGAATTAAATGGTGTCTACCAAATTGCAGTACAACAGCATGATTTTATTGTATATAGTCATATCAGCCCACACGCGTTCGCCCGACTGCAACCCAAAATAGGCAACATGGCGATTGTGATGATTAAAGCGTCTGCGGTATCGCTGATGGCGGAAATCACGCCGTTTCGGTTGTCGGCAGAAAACGTTTTGCTCGGCACGATTGACGCGGTGGAACGTGGTGCAGTAAACAATATTGTGTTGATTTCATTAAAAAATGGTGAAAATGCAGTTGCCACCATCACATTGGACAGCAGCGAACATTTAGACGTTCACGCTGGAGAAGAAATTTACGCAGTGTTTAATGCGTCCAACACTATTTTAGGTTTGGTGTGATTTTTCAGGCAGCCTGAAACGTTTTGCGCTACAATTTTGTTTTTCCAAAAAAACTTAGGAGCAACAAATGATTGCTGTATATGCAAGCTGCATCGTCTTGCCTGAAAAACAAGCTGAATTTGAAAAAGTGGCGCGTGAATTCATCCGTGCCAGTCGTGGACACGCAGGCTGCCTGCAATATGAATGCGGCAAAGTTACCGATAAAATTACCGAATACGCATTCGTAGAAAAATGGGCAAGTCAAGCCGATTTGGACGCGCATTTGGCACATGAATTTTTTGTTCAAAATGCGCCGCGTTTAATTGAATTGACCGCCAACGGTTTGACGATTGATACATTAGAATTATTGGCGGCTTAATTTCCCATTTTCCATGCGCCAAATTTCGTCTGCCAGCACATCGCAATCGGCTTTATCATGGGTAATCAGCAACATGGGAATATCCAATTCTTTTTGTAAATCAGAAACTTCCAAACGCATTTGTTGGCGTAATTCGGTATCCAAGGCAGAAAACGGCTCGTCCAAAAGCAACCAACGCGGTTGACGAATACACGCTCGCGCCAACGCCACACGCTGCTTCTGCCCACCCGAAATGTGATTCGGATAATGATTGGCCAAATGGCTCAACTGCATACGGTTGAGCCATTTTTCTGTTAATTCATTGACTTGACGATTGGGATCACGCCAATGATTCTGCAAGCCAAACGCCACATTTTGCGCCACCGTCAGATGCGGAAACAGCGCGTAATCTTGAAACATCACACCCACATCGCGCTTTTGTGGTGGCAACCAAATTTTTTGCGTGGTATCGCCATATAGTTTTCCATCAATTTTCAGGCTGCCTGAAAGCGGTTTGAGCAGCCCCGCCAACAATTGCAAAGTCAGACTTTTCCCAGAACCACTCGCCCCAATAATGGCAATGCGTTTGGCATTACTTTGGCATTCTGAATGAAGTATAAACTCATGATTAGACGTAATAATTTTTTTATGCAAATTAAAATCAAATATCATAATAATTTATTTTTAGGATTGGTAACGTGGTTTGCTTAAATATTGCGTCAACCACAAAATCGCCACACACACCAGCGAAATGATGATAACCAATTGATTTGCCAAATCATCATCGCCAGCCTGTACCGCCTCGTACACAGCAATAGACAAGGTTTGTGTCTCATTGGGAATGCTGCCTGCAATCATCAAAGTCGCACCAAACTCACCCAACGCCCGCGCAAATGCCAATAACAAACCCGCCAAAATCCCACGCCATGCCAAAGGCAACGTTACCCGAAAAAAAATCGCCCATTCATTCACGCCCAAAGTTCTAGCAGCTTGTTCCAATTGCGGATTCACATTCTCAAACGCCGCGCGTGCAGGTTTGACCATCAATGGAAAAGTTACCACTGTCGCCGCTAATACCGCACCCTGCCATGTAAAAATTAGATTAATATCAAAAGTTTGCTTAAGCCATTGACCCAATTTACCTTGCGAACCAAACAAAACCAGCAAATAATATCCCATCACAGTCGGTGGCAAAACCATCGGCAAAGTCAATATTGTGTCCAGCAAATCACGTCCCAATACGCGAGTTTTTGCCAACGCATAACCCAGTAGCGTCCCCAATATCAAATTAATAAAAGTCGCACAACCCGCTACTTTTAGCGACAATAATAAAGCAGGTAAAATATTTTGCATAAAATAATCAAATTGTTATTAAAATCTTCAGGCAGCCTGAAAAATCATGGTTTCGCAAAACCAAATCGACGCAACACCATTTGACCTTGCACGGACAACACATAATCTTCAAAACGCTTGGCAGCAGTGGCATCGTGGCTATTTTTGGTTACCGCAATCGGATAAACCACGGGCGGATTAGTTG
This genomic window contains:
- the modB gene encoding molybdate ABC transporter permease subunit, coding for MQNILPALLLSLKVAGCATFINLILGTLLGYALAKTRVLGRDLLDTILTLPMVLPPTVMGYYLLVLFGSQGKLGQWLKQTFDINLIFTWQGAVLAATVVTFPLMVKPARAAFENVNPQLEQAARTLGVNEWAIFFRVTLPLAWRGILAGLLLAFARALGEFGATLMIAGSIPNETQTLSIAVYEAVQAGDDDLANQLVIIISLVCVAILWLTQYLSKPRYQS
- a CDS encoding response regulator, producing MNQKIRIVLIDDHNLFRSGIKALLSRQADFDIVGEAADGLSGVKLVEQTKPDIVLLDLDMPVMNGREALAQILSVRSEQNVVMLTVSEDSEDLTECMRFGARGFLLKNINADFLVDSIKRAVDGDNVFSPEMTARLVQSLIRPHNAGTGSALDTLTPRELEILGHLAAGHSNKIIARQLDLAEFTIKVHVQNILRKLELSSRVQAAVYAVQHKVPQPTAH
- a CDS encoding putative quinol monooxygenase gives rise to the protein MIAVYASCIVLPEKQAEFEKVAREFIRASRGHAGCLQYECGKVTDKITEYAFVEKWASQADLDAHLAHEFFVQNAPRLIELTANGLTIDTLELLAA
- a CDS encoding ABC transporter ATP-binding protein gives rise to the protein MIFDFNLHKKIITSNHEFILHSECQSNAKRIAIIGASGSGKSLTLQLLAGLLKPLSGSLKIDGKLYGDTTQKIWLPPQKRDVGVMFQDYALFPHLTVAQNVAFGLQNHWRDPNRQVNELTEKWLNRMQLSHLANHYPNHISGGQKQRVALARACIRQPRWLLLDEPFSALDTELRQQMRLEVSDLQKELDIPMLLITHDKADCDVLADEIWRMENGKLSRQ
- a CDS encoding TOBE domain-containing protein; the protein is MKTSTRNCFHGVISQIDELNGVYQIAVQQHDFIVYSHISPHAFARLQPKIGNMAIVMIKASAVSLMAEITPFRLSAENVLLGTIDAVERGAVNNIVLISLKNGENAVATITLDSSEHLDVHAGEEIYAVFNASNTILGLV